A window of the Bacteriovorax sp. PP10 genome harbors these coding sequences:
- a CDS encoding sigma-54-dependent transcriptional regulator → MKDKKLNILLVEDDLLSRLSLKSRLENYAVVTEAVTSLEAISLSEALSFDLAFVDLDLEAELAGLNVVRALKSKNIHTIVLSGREDDAVIEEAYTLGCHDFLSKPFTKSAIDAVLGKFKNTKHDLTKRLQEVLLTEDQSLNSQLKVIEQALYGDHPVLITGETGTGKTFLAKFIHELVGSEKPFIHLNCSEVSESLIESELFGHEKGAFTGALKSKKGLLELADGGVLFLDEVATLTLPVQKKLLKAIEEKTFYPVGSEKSISSNFRLVSATCENLKAKVKNGEFREDFLYRLEGFNVHLKSLRERKGDINNLINFFLKKNKRRIVLTGEARQELLTYSWPGNIRELQKVIEVLRSSEKGIVEKSDLADLLKKTEASEEISAINFDKVKSMGLNAYLEMIESHILEQVLSENNDKVRKTMADLKLSNNAFYRIVTNIKARGMNNVEVR, encoded by the coding sequence ATGAAAGACAAAAAACTCAATATATTGCTGGTGGAAGACGATCTGTTATCGAGGCTTAGCTTAAAAAGCCGGCTTGAAAACTATGCAGTCGTAACGGAAGCAGTGACTTCTTTAGAAGCTATTTCTCTTTCAGAGGCCTTAAGCTTTGATTTAGCTTTTGTTGACTTAGATCTTGAAGCGGAACTTGCAGGACTAAATGTCGTTCGTGCCTTAAAATCAAAAAATATTCATACGATTGTTCTTAGTGGTAGAGAAGATGATGCTGTCATTGAAGAGGCCTATACTTTAGGTTGTCACGATTTCTTATCTAAGCCATTTACCAAATCAGCAATCGATGCGGTTTTAGGTAAATTTAAAAATACAAAACATGACCTGACAAAAAGATTGCAGGAAGTTTTATTAACTGAAGATCAAAGTTTGAATTCTCAGTTGAAAGTAATCGAGCAAGCTCTGTATGGAGATCACCCGGTTTTAATTACAGGGGAGACGGGAACGGGAAAAACTTTTTTAGCAAAATTTATTCATGAGCTAGTGGGAAGTGAAAAACCATTTATTCATTTAAATTGTTCTGAAGTTTCGGAAAGCTTAATTGAGTCTGAGTTATTCGGACATGAAAAAGGTGCTTTTACGGGAGCGCTTAAGAGCAAAAAAGGTCTTTTAGAACTAGCTGACGGCGGAGTTTTATTTCTTGATGAGGTCGCAACTTTAACTTTACCTGTTCAAAAGAAATTACTAAAAGCGATCGAAGAAAAAACATTTTATCCAGTGGGATCTGAAAAGAGTATCTCGTCAAATTTCAGACTGGTAAGTGCGACTTGTGAAAATTTAAAAGCAAAAGTGAAGAACGGAGAGTTCAGAGAAGACTTCTTATACAGACTAGAAGGATTCAATGTTCATTTGAAATCATTAAGAGAAAGAAAAGGGGACATCAATAACCTGATTAACTTTTTCTTGAAGAAAAACAAGAGAAGAATCGTTTTAACTGGTGAAGCTCGTCAGGAGCTTTTGACTTACAGCTGGCCGGGAAATATTCGTGAACTACAAAAAGTTATCGAAGTTCTAAGAAGCAGTGAAAAAGGTATTGTTGAGAAATCAGATTTAGCTGATTTATTAAAGAAGACTGAAGCTTCAGAAGAAATTTCAGCGATCAATTTTGATAAAGTGAAGAGCATGGGACTAAACGCTTACCTGGAAATGATTGAATCTCATATCCTTGAGCAGGTTCTTAGTGAAAATAACGATAAAGTTAGAAAGACCATGGCCGACTTGAAGCTTTCTAATAATGCTTTTTATAGAATCGTGACTAATATTAAGGCCAGAGGGATGAATAATGTCGAAGTTCGATAA
- a CDS encoding amino acid--tRNA ligase-related protein — MRKVKLQAQFQLLWAIRQFFSRQGFLDVMPPPMVQNPGMETHIHPFQVGHANTLRFSPWYLNTSPEFHMKELLSMGFEDIFTIGYAFRDEPYASNHRPQFLMLEWYRTKAHYTKIMDDCEELFKFSLNSLNEKNLPVDQDLLKTNFQRATIQEIFSDMLNVDILNFLDKKDLKELIEKDFKDVPLPTMGEELSWDDYYFLLFLNKIEPHLAHYPYLLLYEFPNHLSALSTLKESDPRVCERFEIYAKGVELCNCFNELRDLKIQKERFAFQVEEKEKLYGYKLPEPTVLYNALEKGLPESSGIALGVERLLKVLTGIENPFWD; from the coding sequence ATGCGTAAGGTTAAATTACAGGCCCAATTCCAACTTCTTTGGGCGATAAGACAATTTTTTTCCAGACAGGGATTTCTCGACGTTATGCCACCTCCGATGGTGCAGAACCCGGGAATGGAAACTCACATCCACCCATTTCAGGTCGGTCACGCTAACACTTTAAGGTTTAGTCCGTGGTACTTAAACACTTCGCCTGAATTTCACATGAAAGAATTACTTTCGATGGGCTTTGAAGACATCTTCACCATTGGTTACGCTTTTAGAGATGAGCCTTATGCCTCTAACCACCGCCCACAGTTTTTAATGCTGGAGTGGTATAGAACAAAAGCTCATTACACAAAAATCATGGATGACTGTGAAGAGTTATTTAAATTTTCACTAAACTCTCTTAATGAAAAAAATCTTCCCGTTGATCAAGACTTACTAAAAACAAATTTTCAAAGAGCAACGATTCAAGAAATTTTCTCTGACATGCTCAATGTTGATATTTTAAACTTTCTAGATAAGAAGGATTTGAAAGAATTAATTGAAAAAGATTTTAAAGACGTTCCACTTCCGACGATGGGTGAAGAACTCTCATGGGACGATTATTACTTTTTATTATTCCTGAATAAGATCGAGCCTCATCTTGCTCATTATCCTTATTTACTTTTATATGAATTCCCAAATCACCTAAGCGCTCTTTCTACTTTAAAAGAAAGTGATCCAAGAGTGTGCGAGCGTTTTGAAATTTATGCAAAAGGTGTTGAGCTTTGTAACTGCTTTAACGAACTTCGCGATTTGAAAATTCAAAAAGAACGATTTGCCTTTCAAGTAGAAGAAAAAGAAAAACTTTACGGATATAAACTTCCAGAACCAACAGTTCTCTACAATGCCTTAGAAAAAGGTCTCCCAGAATCATCTGGAATTGCTCTGGGAGTTGAAAGACTCCTAAAAGTTTTAACGGGAATTGAAAATCCTTTCTGGGATTAG
- the ftsY gene encoding signal recognition particle-docking protein FtsY, whose translation MDWLYILVPLVIIIVAFLAFKKKPKAAPPKIETAEKVEVAHRPELQEVVKEAVAPVKKEVSFSERLKLGLSRSRSEVWGKLSGLFSGPGLDENTIDSIEELLYSADIGTATVGELIEEVKKKTKEGNLTENSFKTFLFDFLKNKMAPVQEKVDHSLYTFDSSAPKTTKVIMVVGVNGAGKTTTIGKLATKLRAQGATVVVGACDTFRAAAVDQLQVWCDRAGATMIRAKEGANPSGVGYDALQAAVNANADYCILDTAGRLHTKENLMDELAKSKNVLKKIDPTAPHQILLVIDAITGQNALRQAEEFHKTLGLTGLIFTKCDGSSKAGSAVTIVEQLKLPIAYIGVGESAEDLDVFNVDDYLHALLGS comes from the coding sequence ATGGATTGGTTATATATTTTAGTTCCGCTTGTTATTATCATCGTCGCTTTTTTAGCTTTCAAAAAGAAGCCCAAAGCAGCACCTCCAAAAATCGAAACAGCAGAAAAAGTAGAAGTTGCTCACCGTCCAGAACTTCAAGAAGTTGTAAAAGAAGCAGTCGCTCCAGTTAAAAAAGAAGTTTCTTTTAGCGAGAGATTAAAACTTGGTTTAAGTAGATCGCGCTCAGAAGTTTGGGGAAAATTATCTGGATTATTCTCAGGGCCAGGCCTTGATGAAAATACAATCGATTCAATTGAAGAGCTTCTTTACAGTGCCGATATCGGGACTGCTACAGTGGGAGAATTGATTGAAGAAGTAAAAAAGAAAACCAAAGAAGGGAACTTAACTGAGAACTCTTTTAAAACTTTCTTATTCGATTTCTTAAAAAATAAAATGGCACCAGTTCAGGAAAAAGTTGATCACTCACTTTATACTTTCGATAGCTCGGCTCCAAAAACTACAAAAGTAATCATGGTTGTTGGAGTTAACGGGGCCGGAAAAACGACGACGATTGGTAAGCTGGCAACTAAGCTTCGCGCTCAAGGTGCGACAGTGGTTGTTGGTGCATGTGATACTTTTAGAGCAGCGGCCGTTGATCAACTTCAGGTTTGGTGTGACCGTGCTGGGGCAACAATGATCAGAGCGAAGGAAGGGGCGAACCCATCTGGAGTAGGTTATGACGCTCTTCAAGCAGCAGTAAATGCCAATGCGGACTATTGTATTCTCGACACAGCAGGACGTTTACATACTAAAGAAAACTTAATGGATGAGCTTGCTAAGAGTAAAAACGTACTAAAGAAAATTGATCCAACAGCACCTCATCAAATTCTGTTGGTGATTGACGCTATCACTGGGCAAAATGCTCTTCGTCAGGCCGAAGAATTCCATAAAACACTTGGCCTAACTGGCTTAATCTTCACAAAATGTGATGGGTCTTCGAAAGCTGGTAGTGCGGTTACTATTGTAGAGCAACTCAAACTTCCTATCGCTTACATTGGCGTTGGTGAAAGTGCTGAGGACTTAGATGTGTTCAACGTTGATGATTACCTGCACGCTCTATTGGGAAGCTAG
- a CDS encoding 5-formyltetrahydrofolate cyclo-ligase — MGTKADLRKNLKSRLASLSDQDYLELSLKVSVLLKHLLNDLHVIQQHLVIGVFAPIEKEPKWFLDMEDELEKLTAYPAYAKDRMVFRLAPRAELEITQDFGVGILGPKLSAKEMTPKIIIVPGLGFTSDGKRLGRGKGFYDRYLEEASVIKIGIGFEMQIEQDIPTDPHDVKMDFVVTDHRILKINR, encoded by the coding sequence TTGGGAACGAAAGCAGATCTGAGAAAAAATTTGAAGTCGAGGTTGGCTTCATTATCGGATCAAGATTACTTAGAGCTAAGTCTCAAGGTGTCTGTGCTTCTCAAACATCTCTTAAACGATCTACACGTTATTCAACAACATTTAGTGATTGGAGTTTTTGCTCCCATTGAAAAAGAGCCCAAGTGGTTTTTAGACATGGAAGATGAATTAGAAAAACTCACAGCGTATCCCGCATACGCGAAAGATAGAATGGTTTTTCGTTTAGCTCCGCGAGCTGAACTTGAAATCACTCAAGACTTTGGAGTGGGGATTCTTGGACCGAAACTATCGGCGAAAGAAATGACTCCGAAGATTATAATTGTTCCCGGACTTGGATTTACTTCAGACGGAAAACGGTTAGGAAGAGGAAAAGGGTTTTACGACAGATACCTGGAAGAGGCTTCCGTTATTAAAATCGGGATTGGTTTTGAGATGCAAATCGAACAAGACATTCCAACTGATCCTCATGATGTAAAAATGGATTTCGTGGTCACTGACCATCGGATATTGAAAATAAATAGGTAA
- the rny gene encoding ribonuclease Y produces MNMLVILAAVLFAIIGVVIGYVVKNAQVQKDIKEKEGKGNDIVEKAKKHADEVKYKARQEAKEIAREEKEKSDREIANRTNEIKNQEREMAKKDATLDRKIEEHEKEVKVLKEKEIQYEVAKKLHEEESQRIKNKQNEFNEKLAQVAQLTKEEAKNELLRAMEEEARVDFGKILRRIEEETKEDAEAKSKRIIGIAIQRFAGEYVGEKTIGSVELPSDDVKGRLIGREGRNIRAFEQICGVDLIIDDTPEVVVISSFNVVRKEIARMVIQKLIADGRIHPAKIEEFHDKSKAEMERQLRDLGEKAQMEIGVHGIHPEVLKLVGALQWRTSYTQNQYQHAIEAAFVCGAMAAELGLNVKQARRAALLHDVGKVIDASAEGSHAVVGADFLKKYGESPDIVHAVRAHHDDEKPESVLAHLVAASDALSGARPGARKAMMESYVSRLTDIEDIVNSFEGVSKSYAISGGREVRVFVENDRVTDEETVMLSRDIAKKIEEEMSYPGTIKITVLRETKAVGIAK; encoded by the coding sequence ATGAACATGTTAGTAATCTTGGCAGCCGTTCTGTTTGCCATCATCGGAGTCGTAATCGGCTACGTGGTAAAGAACGCCCAAGTACAAAAAGATATTAAAGAGAAAGAAGGTAAGGGAAACGACATCGTCGAAAAAGCTAAGAAGCATGCTGACGAAGTTAAGTACAAGGCCCGTCAGGAAGCAAAAGAGATCGCTCGCGAAGAAAAAGAAAAGTCTGACCGTGAAATCGCTAACCGCACTAACGAAATCAAAAATCAAGAACGTGAAATGGCGAAAAAAGACGCCACTCTAGATCGCAAGATTGAAGAGCACGAAAAAGAAGTAAAGGTTCTTAAAGAAAAAGAAATCCAATATGAAGTTGCAAAAAAACTTCACGAAGAAGAATCACAAAGAATCAAAAATAAACAAAATGAATTCAATGAAAAATTAGCTCAGGTTGCTCAGTTAACAAAAGAAGAAGCAAAGAATGAACTTCTTCGCGCTATGGAAGAAGAAGCTCGCGTAGACTTCGGAAAAATCCTAAGACGTATTGAAGAAGAAACGAAAGAAGACGCTGAAGCTAAATCAAAAAGAATCATCGGTATCGCTATCCAGAGATTTGCTGGAGAGTACGTTGGTGAAAAAACTATTGGTTCAGTTGAGCTTCCAAGTGACGACGTTAAAGGTCGCTTAATTGGTCGTGAAGGTCGTAACATTCGTGCATTCGAGCAAATCTGCGGTGTCGATTTAATTATCGATGACACTCCGGAAGTTGTAGTTATCTCTTCATTCAACGTAGTAAGAAAAGAAATCGCAAGAATGGTAATCCAGAAGCTAATCGCCGATGGTCGTATTCACCCAGCTAAGATCGAAGAATTCCATGACAAGTCAAAAGCTGAAATGGAAAGACAGTTAAGAGACCTAGGTGAAAAAGCTCAGATGGAAATCGGAGTTCACGGTATCCACCCTGAAGTATTGAAACTTGTTGGAGCTCTTCAGTGGAGAACTTCATACACTCAAAACCAATATCAACATGCTATTGAGGCCGCATTCGTTTGTGGAGCTATGGCAGCTGAACTTGGACTAAACGTAAAACAAGCTCGTCGTGCAGCACTTCTTCACGATGTAGGTAAAGTAATCGACGCTTCTGCTGAAGGATCACACGCAGTTGTTGGTGCAGACTTCCTGAAAAAATACGGAGAGTCTCCTGATATCGTTCACGCGGTTCGTGCTCACCATGATGATGAAAAACCAGAATCAGTTCTTGCTCACTTAGTAGCAGCTTCAGATGCGCTTTCAGGAGCTCGTCCAGGTGCTAGAAAAGCAATGATGGAATCATACGTATCTCGTCTTACTGATATTGAAGATATCGTAAACTCTTTCGAAGGTGTTTCGAAGTCATACGCAATCTCTGGTGGACGTGAAGTTAGAGTATTCGTAGAAAACGATCGTGTAACGGATGAAGAAACAGTTATGCTATCTCGTGATATCGCTAAGAAGATCGAGGAAGAGATGTCGTACCCAGGTACAATTAAGATTACAGTTCTTCGTGAAACGAAAGCTGTAGGTATTGCAAAATAA
- a CDS encoding SDR family NAD(P)-dependent oxidoreductase encodes MEDKFALITGTSSGLGFEMAQFLLEEGYTVIGVSRRGTPLDHPQFIDILCDIKDEASVEEMYELIAEHTEKLHMIVLNAGIFEMSPLVETSTKEFTDHLMTNVVGAFHVLKHSNDFLEEDETHIVSISSSASKKGLANISAFSASKFALNGMIESLREEWAHLGVRFSTLMPGAIATPIWDEGDMELARDQMMSTDDFMEVFQMVTRSPKHVQFPEIVFLHKKGIVK; translated from the coding sequence ATGGAAGATAAATTCGCACTAATCACCGGCACCTCTTCAGGTCTCGGTTTTGAAATGGCCCAATTCTTATTGGAAGAAGGCTACACTGTGATCGGCGTATCTCGCCGTGGTACTCCTCTTGATCACCCTCAATTCATCGACATTCTTTGTGATATTAAAGACGAAGCTTCAGTCGAAGAAATGTATGAGTTGATCGCTGAACACACAGAAAAACTTCATATGATCGTTTTAAACGCCGGTATTTTTGAAATGTCTCCGTTAGTAGAAACATCAACAAAAGAATTCACGGATCACCTTATGACAAACGTTGTAGGTGCTTTCCACGTTTTAAAACATTCAAATGATTTCTTAGAAGAAGATGAAACACATATCGTCTCAATCTCATCGAGTGCTTCTAAAAAAGGTCTGGCCAACATTTCAGCATTTAGTGCTTCGAAGTTTGCTTTAAATGGAATGATTGAATCATTAAGAGAAGAGTGGGCCCATCTTGGAGTTCGCTTCTCAACACTTATGCCTGGAGCAATCGCTACACCTATTTGGGATGAAGGCGATATGGAATTAGCTCGCGACCAAATGATGAGCACGGATGACTTCATGGAAGTTTTCCAAATGGTCACAAGAAGTCCAAAGCATGTTCAATTTCCGGAAATAGTTTTTCTTCATAAGAAGGGAATTGTTAAATGA
- a CDS encoding tRNA dihydrouridine synthase yields the protein MNNFDVFPKKSLLFAPMEGITDEPYRIALMKTFPEWDQFFTDFLRVPTVGKITEKMIIEHYGERILKREEWRKKNSFQILTTERAQTKAVVEILESLKMDHLDLNLGCPSKKVNSHHGGAYLLSNHTALKFVLKTIRENFTGHFTVKMRIGYRDDVNFSDSLKLIQDEGVEAITLHARTRDQLYKGVADWSYIKRAVEEVKIPLIGNGDIWIAEDIEKIFKETKCHSVMFGRSAMKTPWLAKIYKEYVNEGGHIDDTYWLYQRKHHLEIYFEALLAEYREVGWQDNLILKRFKSFSRNLYDDYDDFETIRGSFLRSESLAEYLDRLYALKG from the coding sequence ATGAATAATTTCGACGTGTTTCCCAAAAAATCGCTGCTCTTCGCACCCATGGAAGGCATTACTGACGAGCCGTATCGTATCGCTCTGATGAAGACATTCCCTGAATGGGATCAGTTCTTCACGGACTTTTTGCGCGTGCCGACGGTCGGGAAAATTACTGAGAAGATGATTATTGAGCATTACGGTGAAAGAATTCTAAAACGCGAAGAATGGAGAAAGAAGAACTCTTTTCAAATTCTCACAACTGAGCGCGCTCAAACTAAGGCCGTCGTAGAAATATTAGAATCATTAAAAATGGATCACCTGGATTTAAATCTTGGCTGTCCTTCTAAAAAAGTAAACTCACATCATGGTGGTGCTTACTTATTATCCAATCACACTGCTTTGAAATTTGTTTTAAAAACAATTCGTGAAAACTTCACAGGTCACTTCACGGTGAAGATGAGAATTGGTTATCGTGACGATGTTAACTTTAGTGATTCACTAAAATTGATTCAAGATGAAGGTGTTGAAGCAATTACGTTGCATGCTCGCACTCGCGATCAACTTTATAAGGGTGTCGCTGACTGGAGCTACATTAAAAGAGCTGTGGAAGAAGTTAAAATTCCTCTGATTGGTAATGGTGATATCTGGATTGCTGAAGATATCGAAAAGATTTTCAAAGAGACTAAATGCCACTCTGTTATGTTTGGTCGAAGTGCAATGAAGACTCCATGGCTTGCTAAAATTTATAAAGAATATGTGAATGAAGGCGGCCACATTGATGACACCTATTGGCTGTATCAAAGAAAGCATCACCTTGAAATCTACTTTGAAGCACTACTAGCTGAGTACCGTGAAGTGGGATGGCAGGATAATTTAATCTTAAAAAGATTTAAATCTTTCTCTCGTAATCTTTATGATGATTATGATGATTTCGAAACTATTCGTGGGTCTTTTCTACGTTCGGAATCACTGGCGGAGTATTTAGACCGCTTGTATGCGCTAAAGGGCTAA
- a CDS encoding NUDIX hydrolase produces the protein MKKNLIVSIAIFIKDIGAESFKMWTQVRLEEGPLYGMLEFPGGKIEVGETPEEACRREVHEEVGVLLPTDEKLVLFKYQDYSVENKNICLFVFLSKFADFEAEKGDWHVINYAEKSDYLQGKIPPINHVIIDELAVYIKNQFDAGLTDLLWQQQLP, from the coding sequence TTGAAAAAAAATCTCATCGTTTCTATTGCGATTTTTATAAAAGATATCGGAGCTGAAAGCTTTAAGATGTGGACTCAAGTGCGTCTGGAAGAAGGGCCTTTGTACGGAATGCTGGAATTCCCTGGTGGGAAGATCGAAGTAGGCGAAACTCCAGAAGAGGCCTGCAGAAGAGAAGTCCATGAGGAAGTCGGAGTTCTGCTTCCGACCGATGAAAAATTGGTTTTATTTAAATACCAGGATTACTCAGTCGAGAATAAGAATATTTGTTTATTCGTGTTCCTATCAAAATTCGCTGACTTCGAAGCGGAAAAAGGTGACTGGCACGTCATTAATTACGCAGAGAAATCTGATTATTTACAGGGTAAAATTCCACCGATTAATCATGTTATTATCGACGAATTAGCGGTATATATTAAAAATCAATTTGATGCAGGACTTACAGACTTATTATGGCAACAGCAGCTTCCATGA
- a CDS encoding hemolysin family protein: MLSIGVDRARQLIEEGGSKGKAMAFMILRPSELLATILVGNTIANILAGSITTAITASYTGSNIAGIALGVTTVIILIFGEIIPKTIGRNHAEKFSVIVIRTLQVMFYLIYPVIKSIVWFIGTILGDNAEVSGRMVTKNDIEFMISKAEKERTMDSKQIDLLSSILEFPMIKVKDIMISRVRVNYGQVHWSFDEMMKYARETENSRYPVVDGELENIVGFLHVKDLAFVTDEEKKNFKLEKLLKPPFFVYEHMKIQSVFDHMNRKKVHLALVKDENGTVVGIVTLEDIIEEIFGEIHDEHDDVEEIEKGLEEANLTDGIVVDGDISLRELYNDYDIKVPLNDNYSTLAGFLLDMLGNTFPEPEQIIVWEGLSFNLEIVEDSVIKQVRIKDVGGEKHIFSKKEHAERVEKNDIEASLHLHEKD; encoded by the coding sequence CTGTTATCAATTGGGGTCGATCGCGCTCGCCAGTTGATCGAGGAAGGTGGATCTAAAGGAAAGGCCATGGCCTTCATGATCCTAAGACCGTCGGAGCTTCTAGCAACCATCCTGGTTGGTAACACTATCGCAAACATTCTGGCAGGTTCGATTACGACTGCTATCACGGCTTCTTATACTGGAAGCAATATCGCTGGTATCGCCCTTGGGGTGACAACAGTTATCATTTTAATTTTCGGAGAGATCATTCCAAAAACTATTGGAAGAAATCACGCTGAAAAATTCTCTGTCATTGTTATTCGTACACTTCAAGTCATGTTCTATTTAATTTATCCGGTGATTAAATCTATCGTATGGTTTATTGGGACAATTCTGGGAGACAACGCTGAAGTCTCAGGAAGAATGGTTACGAAAAACGATATTGAATTCATGATTTCGAAAGCAGAAAAAGAAAGAACGATGGATTCAAAACAAATCGATCTTCTGTCTTCAATTCTTGAATTTCCAATGATCAAAGTTAAAGACATCATGATTTCAAGAGTGAGAGTGAACTATGGACAAGTCCATTGGTCATTCGATGAAATGATGAAATACGCCCGCGAAACTGAAAACTCTAGATACCCTGTGGTTGATGGAGAGTTAGAAAACATCGTAGGGTTTCTTCACGTGAAAGATTTAGCTTTCGTGACTGATGAAGAAAAAAAGAACTTCAAATTAGAGAAACTTTTAAAGCCACCATTCTTCGTTTACGAACACATGAAGATTCAATCGGTCTTCGATCACATGAACAGGAAGAAGGTTCACTTAGCATTAGTTAAGGATGAAAACGGAACTGTGGTAGGAATTGTGACATTAGAAGATATTATCGAAGAAATTTTCGGTGAGATCCATGATGAGCATGATGATGTTGAAGAGATTGAAAAAGGGCTGGAAGAAGCTAATCTTACTGATGGTATCGTTGTAGACGGTGATATCTCTTTAAGAGAACTTTATAACGACTATGATATTAAAGTTCCTCTGAACGATAACTATTCGACGCTAGCTGGCTTTCTTTTAGATATGCTAGGGAATACATTTCCAGAACCAGAACAAATTATTGTCTGGGAAGGTTTATCGTTTAACTTGGAAATCGTAGAAGACAGTGTGATTAAACAAGTTCGTATCAAAGATGTCGGTGGAGAAAAACATATTTTCTCTAAGAAAGAACATGCTGAACGAGTTGAAAAAAATGACATTGAAGCTTCATTGCATCTTCACGAAAAAGACTAG
- a CDS encoding NAD(P)/FAD-dependent oxidoreductase: protein MKIHDVAVIGGGSAGAMAALRVVLNNDECLFFPGSPKDKKRSRAFWVSKVENMPGHLQYKKGIEEPNKENLDWLTTGPFKEKFIWKKNTGVTSISKNEDGTFTLVDNKNETYQARYVILCTGVMDVQPIINGTIETIYPYANIQLADYCMRCDGHHVLDKKVAIFGHNSAAVWVGIILHERYNSPVTILTNGEIPVFDEEVTTLMKRYNFTVVTEPITQIIGEPKNKILNGFICGDKKVEADFAFISLGMIVYNELAKMVNANLDQRGFVTTDNKGKSSVEGLYVAGDLRANMKKQIYTAWDMAVDSADEINLLIRRKKRTETTLL from the coding sequence ATGAAAATTCACGACGTAGCTGTTATAGGTGGTGGTTCTGCTGGGGCCATGGCCGCTTTACGAGTTGTTTTAAACAATGACGAATGTCTTTTTTTCCCCGGTTCACCGAAAGATAAAAAACGCTCACGTGCTTTTTGGGTATCTAAAGTTGAAAATATGCCAGGGCATCTTCAATACAAAAAAGGGATCGAAGAACCAAACAAAGAAAATCTTGATTGGTTAACTACCGGCCCGTTCAAAGAAAAATTCATCTGGAAAAAGAATACTGGTGTAACGAGTATATCAAAAAACGAAGATGGAACTTTCACCCTTGTTGATAATAAAAATGAAACTTACCAAGCTAGATACGTTATCCTTTGCACTGGTGTAATGGACGTTCAGCCCATCATTAACGGAACGATTGAGACAATCTATCCGTACGCCAATATTCAATTAGCAGACTATTGTATGCGTTGTGATGGACATCATGTTCTCGATAAAAAAGTCGCGATCTTTGGTCACAACTCAGCAGCCGTTTGGGTTGGAATTATTTTACATGAACGCTACAACAGTCCGGTTACGATTTTAACGAATGGTGAAATACCTGTGTTTGATGAAGAAGTCACAACACTCATGAAGAGATATAATTTTACAGTGGTAACCGAACCAATCACACAGATTATTGGTGAACCAAAGAATAAAATTTTAAATGGATTTATTTGCGGCGATAAAAAAGTTGAAGCTGATTTTGCTTTCATTTCACTAGGCATGATTGTCTATAACGAATTGGCCAAAATGGTTAACGCAAATCTTGATCAAAGAGGTTTTGTTACCACTGACAACAAGGGAAAATCATCTGTAGAGGGTCTGTATGTTGCCGGCGATCTGCGCGCAAACATGAAGAAACAGATATATACAGCATGGGATATGGCCGTTGATTCAGCGGATGAAATAAATCTATTGATACGTCGAAAAAAGCGAACTGAAACAACACTATTATAG
- a CDS encoding 2Fe-2S iron-sulfur cluster binding domain-containing protein has protein sequence MHRVLQLRRYYSLKDKKNMPTVLVHLDPANEKGSSAPREYKVNLSQILYDELDRQGLQLPHGCLAGSCGSCRIHVVKGIENLSPMGVVETDTVTHLQAEYPGKTVRLSCRAKVLGDVEITPLK, from the coding sequence TTGCATCGTGTTTTACAATTGAGGAGATATTATTCGCTGAAGGATAAAAAAAATATGCCCACCGTGTTAGTACATTTAGATCCTGCCAATGAAAAAGGTTCATCAGCGCCCAGGGAATATAAAGTTAATTTAAGTCAGATACTCTATGACGAGCTTGACCGTCAGGGTTTACAGTTGCCTCACGGCTGTTTAGCGGGCTCATGCGGCTCTTGCCGTATCCATGTTGTTAAAGGAATCGAAAACTTATCTCCAATGGGCGTAGTGGAAACTGATACGGTTACTCACCTTCAGGCCGAATACCCCGGAAAAACAGTACGATTATCTTGTCGTGCGAAAGTTTTGGGTGATGTCGAAATCACTCCTTTAAAGTAA